A genomic stretch from Mesoplodon densirostris isolate mMesDen1 chromosome 3, mMesDen1 primary haplotype, whole genome shotgun sequence includes:
- the CACTIN gene encoding splicing factor Cactin, with the protein MGRGTRSRSRSAGRRGRRQRRRSGSRSRSRSWSGSHGRRNRRRRDDEGRCRRRSRERRLDLDEERWQQRRGRQSRSPPPAPRRSQDRSSQSDSGDERQQRRGRWARQWQQRTHCWSPSSSASSSASPDPSQSPRAAAASLSQRQGLQERLRLRAERKQQEELMKAFETPEEKRARRLAKKEAKERKKREKMGWGEEYMGYTNTDNPFGDNNLLGTFIWNKALEKKGIGHLEEKELKERNKRIQEDNRLELQKVKQLRLEREREKAMREQELELLQREKEAEHFKTWEEQEDHFHLQQAKLRSKIRIRDGRAKPIDLLAKYISAEDDDLAVEMHEPYTFLNGLTVADMEDLLEDIQVYMELEQGKNADFWRDMTIITEDEIAKLRKLEASGKGPGERREGVNASVSSDVQSVFKGKTYSQLQVIFQGIEGKIRAGGPNLDMGYWESLLQQLRAHMARARLRERHQDVLRQKLYKLKQEQGVESEPLFPILKQEPQSPGHSLEPEDRAPTPPGPSEGVAAEPEAEAAAPAEGEADGEAVLMEEDLIQQSLDDYDAGKYSPRLLTAHELPLDAHVLEPDEDLQRLHLSRQQLQVTGDATESAEDIFFRRAKEGMGQDEAQFSVEMPLTGKAYLWADKYRPRKPRFFNRVHTGFEWNKYNQTHYDFDNPPPKIVQGYKFNIFYPDLIDKRSTPEYFLEACADNKDFATLRFHAGPPYEDIAFKIVNREWEYSHRHGFRCQFANGIFQLWFHFKRYRYRR; encoded by the exons ATGGGTAGGGGTACACGCTCGCGCTCGCGGTCGGCTGGTCGCAGGGGCCGAAGGCAGCGGAGGCGGAGTGGGAGTCGGAGTCGGAGCCGAAGTTGGAGCGGGAGCCATGGGCGGCGAAACCGACGTCGCCGGGACGACGAGGGGCGGTGCAGGCGGAGGAGCCGGGAGCGCAG GTTGGATTTGGATGAGGAGCGGTGGCAGCAGCGGCGAGGCAGGCAGAGCCGGAGCCCCCCGCCAGCCCCCCGGCGCTCCCAGGACCGCTCCTCTCAGTCCGACTCGGGTGACGAGCGGCAGCAGCGCCGGGGCCGATGGGCCCGCCAGTGGCAGCAGCGGACACACTGCTGGTCCCCCAGCTCCTCCGCGTCCAGCTCCGCGTCCCCGGACCCCTCCCAGAGCCCTCGGGCGGCGGCGGCATCCCTGAGCCAGCGCCAGGGCCTGCAGGAGCGGCTGCGCCTGCGCGCGGAGCGGAAGCAGCAGGAGGAGTTGATGAAGGCCTTCGAGACGCCCGAGGAGAAGCGGGCGCGGCGGCTGGCCAAGAAGGAGGCCAAGGAGAGGAAGAAGCGGGAGAAGATGGGCTGGGGCGAGGAGTACATGGGCTACACCAACACCGACAACCCCTTCGGGGACAACAACCTGCTGGGCACCTTCATCTGGAACAAG gccctggagaagaaggGGATCGGCCACCTGGAGGAGAAGGAGCTGAAGGAGCGGAACAAGAGGATCCAGGAGGACAACCGGCTGGAGCTGCAGAAG GTGAAGCAGCTGCGGCTGGAACGGGAGCGGGAGAAGGCCATGCGGGAGCAGGAGCTGGAGCTGCTGCAGCGCGAGAAGGAGGCGGAGCACTTCAAGACGTGGGAGGAGCAGGAGGACCACTTCCACCTGCAGCAGGCCAAGCTGCG CTCCAAGATCCGCATCCGGGACGGGCGGGCCAAGCCCATCGACCTGCTGGCCAAGTACATCAGCGCCGAGGACGACGACCTGGCTGTGGAGATGcacgagccctacaccttccTCAACGGCCTCACGGTGGCCGACATGGAAGACCTGCTGGAGGACATCCAG GTGTACATGGAGCTCGAGCAAGGCAAGAACGCGGACTTCTGGCGGGACATGACCATCATCACGGAGGATGAGATCGCCAAGCTCCGCAAGCTGGAGGCCTCGGGCAAGGGGCCAG GTGAGCGGCGAGAGGGGGTCAACGCCTCGGTCAGTTCCGATGTGCAGTCGGTCTTCAAGGGGAAGACGTACAGCCAGCTGCAGGTCATCTTCCAGGGCATCGAGGGCAAGATACGGGCCGGGGGCCCCAACCTAGACATGGGCTACTGGGAGAGTCTGCTGCAGCAGCTGCGTGCCCACATGGCCCGTGCCAG GCTCCGCGAGCGGCACCAGGACGTGCTGCGGCAGAAGCTGTACAAGCTGAAGCAGGAGCAGGGAGTGGAGAGCGAGCCCCTGTTCCCCATCCTCAAGCAGGAGCCGCAGTCTCCGGGCCACAG CCTGGAGCCTGAGGACcgggcccccaccccacccgggCCCTCGGAGGGTGTCGCTGCTGAGCCCGAGGCGGAAGCGGCAGCACCGGCGGAGGGCGAGGCGGACGGGGAGGCGGTGCTCATGGAGGAGGATCTGATCCAACAGAGCCTGGACGACTACGACGCCGGCAAGTACAGCCCGCGGCTGCTCACGGCCCACGAGCTGCCGCTGGACGCCCACGTGCTGGAGCCGGACGAGGACCTGCAGCGCCTGCACCTATCCAGGCAGCAGCTCCAGGTCACAG GCGACGCCACCGAGAGCGCGGAGGACATCTTCTTCCGGCGCGCCAAGGAGGGCATGGGCCAGGACGAGGCGCAGTTCAGCGTGGAGATGCCGCTGACGGGCAAGGCCTACCTGTGGGCGGACAAGTACCGGCCGCGCAAGCCGCGCTTCTTCAACCGCGTGCACACGGGCTTCGAGTGGAACAAGTACAACCAGACACACTATGACTTCGACAACCCGCCGCCCAAGATCGTGCAGGGCTACAAGTTCAACATCTTCTACCCCGACCTCATCGACAAGCGCTCCACGCCCGAGTACTTCCTGGAGGCCTGCGCCGACAACAAGGATTTCGCCACGCTCCGCTTCCACGCCGGGCCGCCTTACGAGGACATCGCCTTCAAGATCGTCAACCGCGAGTGGGAGTACTCGCACCGCCACGGCTTCCGCTGCCAGTTCGCCAACGGCATCTTCCAGCTCTGGTTCCACTTCAAGCGCTACCGCTACCGCCGGTGA
- the TBXA2R gene encoding thromboxane A2 receptor: MWPNGSSLGPCLRPTNITLEERRLIASPWFAASFCLVGLASNLLALSVLVSARQGSSHARSSFLTFLCGLVITDFMGLLVTGVIVVSQHAALFDWQAVDPGCSLCHFMGVIMVFFGLCPLLLGAAMASERYLGITRPFSRPATASQRRAWTTVGMVWAAALALGLLPLLGVGRYTVQYPGSWCFLTLGAEPGDVAFGLLFTLLGSLSVGLSFLLNTISVATLCHVYHGQEAAQQRPRDCEVEMMAQLTGIMVVASICWMPLLVFIAQTVLRSPPAMSPTGQLSRATEQQLLIYLRVATWNQILDPWVYILFRRAVIRRLHPRLSTRPRSLSLQPQLTCRSTMQ; encoded by the exons ATGTGGCCCAATGGCAGTTCTCTGGGGCCCTGTTTGCGGCCAACAAACATCACTCTGGAGGAACGGCGCCTGATAGCCTCCCCCTGGTTCGCGGCCTCCTTCTGCCTGGTGGGCCTGGCCTCCAACCTGCTGGCGTTGAGCGTGCTGGTGAGTGCGCGGCAGGGCAGCTCCCATGCGCGATCCTCCTTCCTGACCTTCCTCTGTGGCCTGGTCATCACTGACTTCATGGGGCTGCTGGTCACTGGCGTAATTGTGGTGTCCCAGCACGCCGCCCTCTTTGACTGGCAGGCTGTGGACCCCGGTTGCAGCCTCTGCCACTTCATGGGCGTCATCATGGTCTTTTTTGGCCTGTGCCCGCTGCTGCTGGGGGCCGCCATGGCCTCGGAGCGCTACCTGGGCATCACCCGGCCCTTCTCACGGCCCGCAACCGCCTCGCAGCGCCGGGCCTGGACCACGGTGGGGATGGTGTGGGCCGCCGCGCTGGCGCTGGGCCTGCTGCCCCTGCTGGGTGTGGGTCGCTACACCGTGCAGTACCCGGGCTCCTGGTGTTTCCTCACGCTCGGCGCCGAGCCAGGGGACGTGGCCTTCGGTTTGCTCTTCACCCTCCTTGGCAGCCTCTCCGTGGGGCTATCCTTCCTGCTCAACACGATCAGCGTGGCCACCCTGTGCCACGTCTACCACGGGCAGGAGGCCGCCCAGCAGCGCCCACGGGACTGCGAGGTCGAGATGATGGCTCAGCTCACGGGCATCATGGTGGTGGCCAGCATCTGCTGGATGCCGCTGCTG GTCTTTATCGCCCAGACGGTGCTGCGGAGCCCGCCTGCCATGAGCCCGACTGGGCAGCTGTCCCGAGCCACCGAACAGCAGCTGCTTATCTACCTGCGTGTGGCCACCTGGAACCAGATCCTCGACCCCTGGGTATACATCCTGTTTCGCCGGGCGGTGATCCGGCGCCTCCACCCTCGCCTCAGTACCCGGCCCAGGTCGCTCTCCCTGCAACCCCAGCTCACCTGCAGGTCCACGATGCAGTAG